Proteins encoded together in one Lathamus discolor isolate bLatDis1 chromosome 3, bLatDis1.hap1, whole genome shotgun sequence window:
- the TIE1 gene encoding tyrosine-protein kinase receptor Tie-1 isoform X1 → MGLQVYLLLLLPWLAGAILDITLIANVQSLSHSDFYLSCVMGERDVSYLQIERENKIVMTHPKMGFQNYRNRSNHVQARGFSMADLVGILYCLGRTPTEQAQVVYVHNSHNAHLFPVKATQSVNIAEQATFSARVLKRKQTDVMWKRNGTYYQTTDRGEVRGDLVVLTLPNVSVSENGVYSATFMGDSPLWSAFYRLIVRACPAKKWGPSCEKDCPDCLNGGICHDHVGECVCPPGFMGTRCERACREGQFGRNCQETCQRAQGCRGLSFCLPDPYGCSCASGWSGSRCSQACPPGYYGPDCALLCACRNGGSCNRFSGCVCPAGWHGQHCEKSDRFPQIIHLASELEFNLGSEPIVSCVATGNPLPTSDSVELRKADGTVLKLIKAIIESGQITCEFQVRRLTKADTGLWECRVSTTGGQDSRKVKVNIRVPPAPLSPPRLLAKQSRQLVVSPVDCFSGDGPIVSIKLLYKPKDDTSAWSSIVVDNSENITLMNLRPVTAYIVKVQLSRPGDGGEGSKGPEAIMVTECLEPTVKPVIEGWSIEEKNTLHVNWKLPSNHEPAHGFIVHLFDSAKRLVSEKNITSISVLSARIGDLEFNKEYGLEVLVYHCTSLGPPSDLYKVMINSKGPSSPRSLSAESVSDTAVRLSWQVPEYPNGGITKYIVELQQVGGTSEPQWIDTDSGAETTKIVGGLNASTSYQFRVRANSHVPGEWSQPVKAKTLGDGALSVPPSLGSQSTEQAGLDQQLLLAIVGSVSVTCLTILFALLALFLIKKNFFHRRRTFTYQSGSVSAACPARTVSPAPLVPARSRSRSVASSPDAARPHFHTERGEETILQFNSGTLTLTRRPKPQPEPLSYPILEWEDIKFEDMIGEGNFGQVIRAMIKKDGLKMNAAIKMLKEFASENDHRDFAGELEVLCKLGHHPNIINLLGACENKGYLYIAIEYAPYGNLLDFLRKSRVLETDPAFAKEHGTASTLTSQQLLQFASDVAKGMQYLSEKQFIHRDLAARNILVGENLASKIADFGLSRGEEVYVKKTMGRLPVRWMAIESLNYSVYTTKSDVWSFGVLLWEIVSLGGTPYCGMTCAELYEKLPQGYRMEKPRNCDDEVYELMRQCWRDRPYERPPFAQISMQLIRMLEARKAYVNMALFENFTYAGIDATAEEA, encoded by the exons ATGGGACTCCAGGTTTaccttctgcttctcctcccaTGGCTGGCAG GGGCCATCCTGGACATCACCCTGATTGCCAATGTGCAGAGCCTGTCCCACTCTGACTTTTACCTGTCCTGCGTCATGGGGGAGCGGGACGTGAGCTACCTGCAGATCGAGCGGGAGAACAAGATCGTGATGACGCACCCTAAGATGGGCTTCCAAAACTACCGCAACCGCAGCAATCATGTCCAGGCCAGGGGCTTTTCCATGGCCGACCTGGTGGGGATCCTCTACTGCCTGGGGCGCACCCCAACCGAGCAGGCACAGGTCGTCTACGTGCACAACAGCCACAACG CCCATCTCTTCCCAGTGAAGGCCACGCAGTCTGTGAACATCGCGGAGCAGGCCACCTTCTCCGCCAGGGTCCTCAAGAGGAAGCAGACAGACGTTATGTGGAAAAGGAATG GCACTTACTACCAGACCACGGACCGCGGCGAGGTGCGGGGTGACCTTGTCGTCCTGACACTCCCCAACGTCAGCGTGAGTGAAAATGGTGTCTACAGTGCCACGTTCATGGGGGACAGCCCTCTGTGGAGTGCCTTCTACCGCCTGATCGTGAGAG CCTGTCCCGCAAAGAAATGGGGACCATCCTGTGAGAAGGACTGTCCCGACTGTCTGAACGGCGGCATCTGCCACGACCACGTTGGTGAATGTGTTTGTCCTCCTGGCTTCATGGGCACCCGCTGTGAGAGAG CCTGCAGGGAAGGCCAGTTTGGCCGCAATTGCCAGGAGACGTGCCAGAGAGCCCAGGGCTGCCGGGGGCTGAGCTTCTGCCTGCCGGACCCCTACGGCTGCTCCTGTGCCTCGGGCTGGAGTGGCTCCCGCTGCAGCCAAG CCTGTCCCCCGGGATACTACGGCCCTGACTGTGCCCTGCTGTGCGCCTGCCGGAACGGAGGCAGCTGCAACCGCTTCAGTGGCTGTGTCTGCCCGGCGGGCTGGCACGGGCAGCACTGTGAGAAGTCAG ACCGCTTCCCCCAAATCATCCATCTGGCCTCGGAGCTGGAGTTCAACCTGGGCTCAGAGCCCATTGTCAGCTGCGTGGCCACAGGCAACCCACTGCCCACCAGTGACAGCGTGGAGCTGCGCAAGGCTGATGGCACTGTGCTCAAG CTCATCAAAGCCATCATCGAGTCAGGGCAGATCACCTGCGAGTTTCAGGTGCGACGCCTGACAAAGGCAGACACGGGGCTCTGGGAGTGCCGGGTCTCCACAACCGGAGGCCAGGACAGCCGGAAAGTCAAGGTCAACATCCGAG TGCCACCAGCGCCCCTGAGCCCTCCCAGGCTGCTGGCCAAGCAGAGCCGCCAGCTCGTGGTGTCACCCGTGGACTGCTTCTCTGGTGACGGCCCTATCGTCTCCATCAAGCTGCTCTACAAGCCCAAGGATGACACCTCAGCGTGGTCATCCATTGTGG TTGACAACAGCGAGAACATCACCCTCATGAACCTCCGGCCAGTGACTGCCTACATTGTCAAGGTGCAGCTGAGCCGACCgggggatggtggggagggcaGCAAGGGGCCCGAGGCCATCATGGTGACCGAGTGCCTTG AGCCCACAGTCAAGCCTGTGATCGAAGGCTGGTCCATAGAGGAGAAAAACACACTTCATGTCAACTGGAAATTGCCAAGTAACCATGAGCCAGCACACGGGTTCATCGTCCACCTCTTCGACTCTGCAAAGAGGCTGGTCTCTGAGAAGAACATCACttccatctctgtgctctctgccCGCATCGGGGACCTGGAGTTCAACAAGGAGTATGGGCTGGAGGTACTGGTGTACCACTGCACCAGCCTGGGGCCTCCCTCTGACCTCTACAAGGTCATGATCAACAGCAAAG GTCCCTCCTCACCACGGTCGCTCTCAGCAGAATCCGTGTCCGACACCGCTGTCAGGCTCTCCTGGCAGGTCCCCGAGTACCCCAACGGGGGCATCACCAAGTACAttgtggagctgcagcaggtggGGGGCACCAGTGAGCCTCAGTGGATCGACACCGACAGCGGCGCAGAGACCACCAAGATCGTCGGGGGCCTCAACGCCAGCACCAGTTACCAGTTTCGCGTCCGTGCCAACTCCCATGTCCCAGGGGAATGGAGCCAGCCTGTGAAAGCCAAGACCCTGGGGGACG GAGCACTGAGCGTGCCGCCCAGCCTGGGCAGCCAGAGCACTGAGCAGGCAGGATTAGaccagcagctgctcctggccATCGTTGGCTCCGTGTCCGTCACCTGCCTCACCATCCTCTTTGCCCTCCTGGCACTTTTCCTCATCAAGAAGAACTTTTTCCACCGGCGCCGCACCTTTACGTACCAGTCTGGCTCGGTGAGTGCCGCCTGCCCTGCCAGGACCGTGTCCCCAGCTCCCCTCGTCCCAGCCCGATCCAGGTCACGCTCTGTAGCCTCCAGTCCGGATGCAGCCAGACCTCACTTCCACACGGAGAGG GGGGAAGAAACCATCCTGCAGTTCAACTCGGGGACCCTGACCCTGACACGCCGGCCCAAGCCGCAGCCTGAGCCCCTCAGCTACCCCATCCTGGAGTGGGAAGACATCAAGTTTGAGGACATGATCGGGGAGGGCAACTTTGGGCAGGTCATCAGGGCCATGATCAAAAAGGATGGCCTGAAAATGAATGCGGCCATCAAGATGTTGAAAG AATTTGCTTCAGAGAACGACCATCGTGACTTCGCAGGAGAGCTGGAGGTGCTGTGCAAACTGGGCCATCACCCCAACATCATCAACTTGCTGGGTGCCTGCGAGAACAAGG GGTACCTGTACATCGCCATTGAGTATGCTCCCTACGGAAATCTCCTCGACTTTCTCCGCAAAAGCCGAGTCTTGGAGACAGATCCGGCCTTTGCcaaggagcatggcactgcctCCACCCTCacctcccagcagctcctccagttTGCTTCAGACGTGGCCAAGGGGATGCAGTACCTGAGTGAGAAGCAG TTCATTCACAGGGACCTGGCAGCAAGGAATATCCTGGTGGGAGAAAATCTGGCCTCCAAAATTGCTGACTTCGGCCTCTCCAGAGGGGAGGAAGTCTATGTGAAGAAGACAATG GGTCGCTTGCCAGTTCGCTGGATGGCCATTGAGTCCCTGAACTACAGCGTGTACACCACCAAAAGTGATGT GTGGTCATTTGGTGTCCTGCTCTGGGAGATCGTCAGCTTGG GGGGGACGCCATACTGCGGGATGACTTGTGCTGAGCTCTACGAGAAGCTGCCCCAGGGCTACCGCATGGAGAAGCCACGCAACTGTGATGATGAGGT GTACGAGCTGATGCGACAGTGCTGGCGTGACCGCCCCTACGAGCGCCCACCCTTCGCCCAGATCTCCATGCAGCTCATCCGCATGCTGGAGGCCAGGAAG GCCTATGTGAACATGGCCCTGTTTGAGAACTTCACCTACGCGGGGATTGATGCCACTGCTGAGGAGGCGTGA
- the TIE1 gene encoding tyrosine-protein kinase receptor Tie-1 isoform X2 encodes MGLQVYLLLLLPWLAGAILDITLIANVQSLSHSDFYLSCVMGERDVSYLQIERENKIVMTHPKMGFQNYRNRSNHVQARGFSMADLVGILYCLGRTPTEQAQVVYVHNSHNAHLFPVKATQSVNIAEQATFSARVLKRKQTDVMWKRNGTYYQTTDRGEVRGDLVVLTLPNVSVSENGVYSATFMGDSPLWSAFYRLIVRACPAKKWGPSCEKDCPDCLNGGICHDHVGECVCPPGFMGTRCERACREGQFGRNCQETCQRAQGCRGLSFCLPDPYGCSCASGWSGSRCSQACPPGYYGPDCALLCACRNGGSCNRFSGCVCPAGWHGQHCEKSDRFPQIIHLASELEFNLGSEPIVSCVATGNPLPTSDSVELRKADGTVLKLIKAIIESGQITCEFQVRRLTKADTGLWECRVSTTGGQDSRKVKVNIRVPPAPLSPPRLLAKQSRQLVVSPVDCFSGDGPIVSIKLLYKPKDDTSAWSSIVVDNSENITLMNLRPVTAYIVKVQLSRPGDGGEGSKGPEAIMVTECLEPTVKPVIEGWSIEEKNTLHVNWKLPSNHEPAHGFIVHLFDSAKRLVSEKNITSISVLSARIGDLEFNKEYGLEVLVYHCTSLGPPSDLYKVMINSKGPSSPRSLSAESVSDTAVRLSWQVPEYPNGGITKYIVELQQVGGTSEPQWIDTDSGAETTKIVGGLNASTSYQFRVRANSHVPGEWSQPVKAKTLGDGALSVPPSLGSQSTEQAGLDQQLLLAIVGSVSVTCLTILFALLALFLIKKNFFHRRRTFTYQSGSGEETILQFNSGTLTLTRRPKPQPEPLSYPILEWEDIKFEDMIGEGNFGQVIRAMIKKDGLKMNAAIKMLKEFASENDHRDFAGELEVLCKLGHHPNIINLLGACENKGYLYIAIEYAPYGNLLDFLRKSRVLETDPAFAKEHGTASTLTSQQLLQFASDVAKGMQYLSEKQFIHRDLAARNILVGENLASKIADFGLSRGEEVYVKKTMGRLPVRWMAIESLNYSVYTTKSDVWSFGVLLWEIVSLGGTPYCGMTCAELYEKLPQGYRMEKPRNCDDEVYELMRQCWRDRPYERPPFAQISMQLIRMLEARKAYVNMALFENFTYAGIDATAEEA; translated from the exons ATGGGACTCCAGGTTTaccttctgcttctcctcccaTGGCTGGCAG GGGCCATCCTGGACATCACCCTGATTGCCAATGTGCAGAGCCTGTCCCACTCTGACTTTTACCTGTCCTGCGTCATGGGGGAGCGGGACGTGAGCTACCTGCAGATCGAGCGGGAGAACAAGATCGTGATGACGCACCCTAAGATGGGCTTCCAAAACTACCGCAACCGCAGCAATCATGTCCAGGCCAGGGGCTTTTCCATGGCCGACCTGGTGGGGATCCTCTACTGCCTGGGGCGCACCCCAACCGAGCAGGCACAGGTCGTCTACGTGCACAACAGCCACAACG CCCATCTCTTCCCAGTGAAGGCCACGCAGTCTGTGAACATCGCGGAGCAGGCCACCTTCTCCGCCAGGGTCCTCAAGAGGAAGCAGACAGACGTTATGTGGAAAAGGAATG GCACTTACTACCAGACCACGGACCGCGGCGAGGTGCGGGGTGACCTTGTCGTCCTGACACTCCCCAACGTCAGCGTGAGTGAAAATGGTGTCTACAGTGCCACGTTCATGGGGGACAGCCCTCTGTGGAGTGCCTTCTACCGCCTGATCGTGAGAG CCTGTCCCGCAAAGAAATGGGGACCATCCTGTGAGAAGGACTGTCCCGACTGTCTGAACGGCGGCATCTGCCACGACCACGTTGGTGAATGTGTTTGTCCTCCTGGCTTCATGGGCACCCGCTGTGAGAGAG CCTGCAGGGAAGGCCAGTTTGGCCGCAATTGCCAGGAGACGTGCCAGAGAGCCCAGGGCTGCCGGGGGCTGAGCTTCTGCCTGCCGGACCCCTACGGCTGCTCCTGTGCCTCGGGCTGGAGTGGCTCCCGCTGCAGCCAAG CCTGTCCCCCGGGATACTACGGCCCTGACTGTGCCCTGCTGTGCGCCTGCCGGAACGGAGGCAGCTGCAACCGCTTCAGTGGCTGTGTCTGCCCGGCGGGCTGGCACGGGCAGCACTGTGAGAAGTCAG ACCGCTTCCCCCAAATCATCCATCTGGCCTCGGAGCTGGAGTTCAACCTGGGCTCAGAGCCCATTGTCAGCTGCGTGGCCACAGGCAACCCACTGCCCACCAGTGACAGCGTGGAGCTGCGCAAGGCTGATGGCACTGTGCTCAAG CTCATCAAAGCCATCATCGAGTCAGGGCAGATCACCTGCGAGTTTCAGGTGCGACGCCTGACAAAGGCAGACACGGGGCTCTGGGAGTGCCGGGTCTCCACAACCGGAGGCCAGGACAGCCGGAAAGTCAAGGTCAACATCCGAG TGCCACCAGCGCCCCTGAGCCCTCCCAGGCTGCTGGCCAAGCAGAGCCGCCAGCTCGTGGTGTCACCCGTGGACTGCTTCTCTGGTGACGGCCCTATCGTCTCCATCAAGCTGCTCTACAAGCCCAAGGATGACACCTCAGCGTGGTCATCCATTGTGG TTGACAACAGCGAGAACATCACCCTCATGAACCTCCGGCCAGTGACTGCCTACATTGTCAAGGTGCAGCTGAGCCGACCgggggatggtggggagggcaGCAAGGGGCCCGAGGCCATCATGGTGACCGAGTGCCTTG AGCCCACAGTCAAGCCTGTGATCGAAGGCTGGTCCATAGAGGAGAAAAACACACTTCATGTCAACTGGAAATTGCCAAGTAACCATGAGCCAGCACACGGGTTCATCGTCCACCTCTTCGACTCTGCAAAGAGGCTGGTCTCTGAGAAGAACATCACttccatctctgtgctctctgccCGCATCGGGGACCTGGAGTTCAACAAGGAGTATGGGCTGGAGGTACTGGTGTACCACTGCACCAGCCTGGGGCCTCCCTCTGACCTCTACAAGGTCATGATCAACAGCAAAG GTCCCTCCTCACCACGGTCGCTCTCAGCAGAATCCGTGTCCGACACCGCTGTCAGGCTCTCCTGGCAGGTCCCCGAGTACCCCAACGGGGGCATCACCAAGTACAttgtggagctgcagcaggtggGGGGCACCAGTGAGCCTCAGTGGATCGACACCGACAGCGGCGCAGAGACCACCAAGATCGTCGGGGGCCTCAACGCCAGCACCAGTTACCAGTTTCGCGTCCGTGCCAACTCCCATGTCCCAGGGGAATGGAGCCAGCCTGTGAAAGCCAAGACCCTGGGGGACG GAGCACTGAGCGTGCCGCCCAGCCTGGGCAGCCAGAGCACTGAGCAGGCAGGATTAGaccagcagctgctcctggccATCGTTGGCTCCGTGTCCGTCACCTGCCTCACCATCCTCTTTGCCCTCCTGGCACTTTTCCTCATCAAGAAGAACTTTTTCCACCGGCGCCGCACCTTTACGTACCAGTCTGGCTCG GGGGAAGAAACCATCCTGCAGTTCAACTCGGGGACCCTGACCCTGACACGCCGGCCCAAGCCGCAGCCTGAGCCCCTCAGCTACCCCATCCTGGAGTGGGAAGACATCAAGTTTGAGGACATGATCGGGGAGGGCAACTTTGGGCAGGTCATCAGGGCCATGATCAAAAAGGATGGCCTGAAAATGAATGCGGCCATCAAGATGTTGAAAG AATTTGCTTCAGAGAACGACCATCGTGACTTCGCAGGAGAGCTGGAGGTGCTGTGCAAACTGGGCCATCACCCCAACATCATCAACTTGCTGGGTGCCTGCGAGAACAAGG GGTACCTGTACATCGCCATTGAGTATGCTCCCTACGGAAATCTCCTCGACTTTCTCCGCAAAAGCCGAGTCTTGGAGACAGATCCGGCCTTTGCcaaggagcatggcactgcctCCACCCTCacctcccagcagctcctccagttTGCTTCAGACGTGGCCAAGGGGATGCAGTACCTGAGTGAGAAGCAG TTCATTCACAGGGACCTGGCAGCAAGGAATATCCTGGTGGGAGAAAATCTGGCCTCCAAAATTGCTGACTTCGGCCTCTCCAGAGGGGAGGAAGTCTATGTGAAGAAGACAATG GGTCGCTTGCCAGTTCGCTGGATGGCCATTGAGTCCCTGAACTACAGCGTGTACACCACCAAAAGTGATGT GTGGTCATTTGGTGTCCTGCTCTGGGAGATCGTCAGCTTGG GGGGGACGCCATACTGCGGGATGACTTGTGCTGAGCTCTACGAGAAGCTGCCCCAGGGCTACCGCATGGAGAAGCCACGCAACTGTGATGATGAGGT GTACGAGCTGATGCGACAGTGCTGGCGTGACCGCCCCTACGAGCGCCCACCCTTCGCCCAGATCTCCATGCAGCTCATCCGCATGCTGGAGGCCAGGAAG GCCTATGTGAACATGGCCCTGTTTGAGAACTTCACCTACGCGGGGATTGATGCCACTGCTGAGGAGGCGTGA